In Thermomonas carbonis, a single genomic region encodes these proteins:
- a CDS encoding dihydrolipoamide acetyltransferase family protein, translating into MSKKFLLPDLGEGLPDATIVEWYVKVGDVIKLDDNLVSMETAKAVVDVPSPVSGKVLQLAGAAGDIVVTGTMLAEFEVDASMPQRAEGQDTGHHHDPTHDEPKPVPVSESAAAKADAGTVVGAMQVGDAVVAQAAIAAGGVKAMPAVRATARKLGVDIARVAPSGADGTVTMNDVKRAAADGSAKPGAAPARAVTPAAAAPAPVAPAQRSTLSQSGKPMRTQPPGAVASGQPEQLKGVRRNMARVMADAHAQVVPTTLVDDADLHAWSGRQDITARLVRGIVAACKAVPALNAWFDGANLTRTLHPHVDLGIAVDTDDGLFVPALRNADMLDGNSVRAAIKRLRTQVEDRSIPSSELSGYTISLSNFGMFAGRYATPVVVPPCVAIVGAGKLSHDVVAVMGGIEVHRRMPISLTFDHRACTGGEAARFLAALLDDLAQPA; encoded by the coding sequence ATGTCGAAGAAATTCCTGCTTCCCGACCTCGGCGAAGGCCTGCCGGACGCGACCATCGTCGAGTGGTACGTCAAGGTTGGCGACGTCATCAAGCTCGACGACAACCTGGTCTCGATGGAAACCGCCAAGGCGGTGGTCGACGTGCCCTCGCCGGTCAGCGGCAAGGTGCTGCAACTGGCCGGCGCGGCGGGCGACATCGTGGTCACCGGCACGATGCTGGCCGAGTTCGAAGTCGATGCATCCATGCCGCAGCGCGCGGAAGGCCAGGACACCGGCCACCACCATGATCCGACCCACGATGAACCGAAACCGGTGCCCGTGTCCGAATCCGCTGCTGCGAAGGCGGATGCCGGTACCGTGGTCGGCGCGATGCAGGTCGGCGATGCCGTCGTCGCGCAGGCGGCGATCGCGGCGGGTGGCGTCAAGGCGATGCCGGCGGTGCGCGCGACGGCGCGCAAGCTCGGCGTCGATATCGCCCGCGTCGCGCCGAGCGGCGCGGACGGCACGGTGACGATGAACGATGTGAAGCGCGCGGCCGCGGATGGTTCCGCCAAGCCGGGCGCAGCGCCCGCACGAGCTGTCACGCCAGCCGCTGCTGCTCCGGCGCCGGTGGCACCAGCACAGCGCAGCACGCTGTCGCAGTCCGGCAAGCCGATGCGCACGCAGCCGCCGGGTGCGGTCGCCAGCGGCCAACCGGAACAGTTGAAAGGCGTGCGTCGCAACATGGCCCGCGTGATGGCCGACGCGCATGCGCAGGTGGTGCCGACCACGCTGGTCGACGATGCCGACCTGCATGCCTGGAGTGGTCGCCAGGACATCACCGCGCGGTTGGTGCGCGGCATCGTCGCGGCCTGCAAGGCGGTGCCCGCGCTCAATGCGTGGTTCGACGGCGCCAACCTCACCCGCACCCTGCATCCGCACGTCGACCTCGGCATCGCGGTGGACACCGACGACGGCCTGTTCGTGCCGGCCCTGCGCAATGCCGACATGCTCGACGGCAACAGCGTGCGCGCGGCGATCAAGCGCCTGCGCACGCAGGTCGAGGATCGCAGCATCCCGTCGTCGGAACTTTCCGGCTACACGATCAGCTTGTCGAACTTCGGCATGTTCGCCGGCCGCTATGCCACGCCTGTCGTGGTGCCGCCCTGCGTGGCGATCGTCGGTGCGGGCAAGCTCTCGCATGACGTGGTCGCGGTGATGGGCGGCATCGAAGTGCACCGGCGCATGCCGATCTCGCTGACCTTCGACCATCGCGCCTGCACCGGCGGCGAAGCGGCGCGCTTCCTTGCGGCGTTGCTGGACGATCTGGCCCAGCCGGCATAG
- a CDS encoding alpha-ketoacid dehydrogenase subunit beta — MSDAQPIALIEAITQALAYELRNDNSVVVLGEDVGVNGGVFRATAGLSATFGTERILDTPLDETTIAGLTVGMASQGMKPVAEAQFDGFMYPMVDFIVCHAARMRYRTRGRLTCPMVLRVPWGGGIRAPEHHSEANESIFTNVPGLRVVMPSSPQRAYGLLLAAIRDPDPVIYMEPKRIYRQYKELVPDDGEALPLDVCFVLRDGSDVTLVTWGAQVKETLEAAEKLAAEGISAEVIDVATLKPLDFATIAESISKTGRCVIVHEAAKTAGFGAEIAARCAEECMFDLVAPVERVTGYDTHIPLFRLEMKYLPSVDKIIAAARRAMAHS; from the coding sequence ATGAGCGACGCACAACCGATTGCACTGATCGAGGCGATCACCCAGGCCCTCGCTTACGAGCTGCGCAACGACAATTCCGTCGTCGTGCTCGGCGAGGACGTTGGCGTCAACGGCGGCGTGTTCCGCGCGACGGCCGGACTGTCCGCGACCTTCGGCACCGAGCGCATCCTCGATACGCCGCTCGACGAAACCACCATCGCCGGCCTGACCGTCGGCATGGCCTCACAAGGCATGAAGCCCGTCGCCGAGGCGCAGTTCGACGGCTTCATGTATCCGATGGTGGACTTCATCGTCTGCCACGCCGCACGCATGCGCTACCGCACCCGCGGTCGCCTGACCTGCCCGATGGTGCTGCGCGTGCCCTGGGGCGGCGGCATCCGCGCGCCGGAGCACCACAGCGAAGCCAACGAATCGATCTTCACCAACGTACCCGGCCTGCGAGTGGTGATGCCGTCGTCGCCGCAGCGCGCCTACGGCCTGCTGCTGGCCGCGATCCGCGACCCGGATCCGGTGATCTACATGGAACCCAAGCGCATCTACCGGCAGTACAAGGAACTGGTGCCGGACGATGGCGAGGCGTTGCCGCTCGACGTCTGCTTCGTGTTGCGCGACGGCAGCGACGTGACCCTGGTGACGTGGGGTGCGCAGGTCAAGGAAACCCTGGAGGCTGCGGAGAAACTCGCTGCGGAAGGCATCAGCGCAGAGGTCATCGACGTCGCCACGCTGAAGCCGCTGGACTTCGCGACCATCGCCGAATCGATCTCCAAGACCGGCCGCTGCGTCATCGTCCACGAGGCCGCGAAGACCGCCGGCTTCGGCGCCGAGATCGCCGCGCGCTGCGCCGAGGAATGCATGTTCGACCTGGTCGCCCCGGTCGAGCGCGTCACCGGCTACGACACCCACATCCCGCTGTTCCGCCTGGAGATGAAGTACCTGCCCAGCGTGGACAAGATCATCGCCGCCGCCAGGCGCGCGATGGCGCATTCGTAA
- the pdhA gene encoding pyruvate dehydrogenase (acetyl-transferring) E1 component subunit alpha, translating into MTIAARFEIEYLQYLKPDGTLAGDLPPAVASAEALLPLFKRMLFVRTFDTKAIALQRTGKLGTYAACLGHEATHVGIGASMQPEDVFAPSYREYGAQFERGVKPRDVLMYWGGDERGNDFEIPRNDYPWCVPISTQCLMASGAALAFKLRGENRVAVATCGDGGSSKTDFYAAVNSAGAYKLPLVLCVINNGWAISVPRKAQTGADTLAQKGLAGGLHCLQVDGNDLVAVLEAMRRAHERARSGDGGSVIEFMTYRLHDHTTADDARRYRGEDEVKAAWEKEPFLRLRKFLTDQKLWGEAQEKAWIEDCGKRVDIEINAYLETPVQPVEAMFDYLYGDMPADVLAQREQAIAAEKRA; encoded by the coding sequence ATGACGATTGCGGCGCGTTTCGAGATCGAATACCTGCAATACCTCAAGCCCGACGGCACCCTCGCCGGCGACCTGCCGCCGGCGGTGGCGAGCGCGGAAGCACTGCTGCCGCTGTTCAAGCGCATGCTCTTCGTGCGCACCTTCGACACCAAGGCGATCGCGCTGCAGCGCACCGGCAAGCTGGGCACCTACGCGGCCTGCCTGGGGCATGAAGCCACGCATGTCGGCATCGGTGCCTCGATGCAGCCGGAAGACGTGTTCGCGCCGAGCTATCGCGAATACGGCGCGCAGTTCGAGCGCGGGGTGAAGCCGCGCGACGTGCTGATGTACTGGGGCGGCGACGAACGCGGCAACGACTTCGAGATCCCGCGCAACGACTACCCGTGGTGCGTGCCGATCTCCACCCAGTGCCTGATGGCCTCGGGCGCGGCGCTGGCGTTCAAGTTGCGTGGCGAGAATCGCGTCGCGGTGGCCACCTGCGGCGATGGCGGTTCTTCCAAAACCGATTTTTATGCGGCGGTGAATTCCGCCGGTGCCTACAAGCTGCCGCTGGTGCTGTGCGTGATCAACAACGGCTGGGCGATCAGCGTGCCGCGCAAGGCCCAGACCGGTGCCGATACCCTCGCGCAGAAAGGCCTGGCCGGCGGCCTGCACTGCCTGCAAGTCGATGGCAACGACCTGGTCGCGGTGCTGGAAGCGATGCGCCGCGCCCATGAGCGCGCCCGCAGCGGCGACGGCGGCAGCGTGATCGAGTTCATGACCTATCGGCTGCACGACCACACCACCGCCGACGACGCCCGCCGCTATCGCGGCGAGGACGAAGTGAAGGCCGCCTGGGAGAAGGAACCGTTCCTGCGCCTGCGCAAGTTCCTCACCGACCAGAAACTGTGGGGCGAGGCCCAGGAAAAGGCCTGGATCGAGGATTGCGGCAAGCGCGTCGACATCGAGATCAATGCCTACCTCGAAACCCCGGTGCAGCCGGTCGAAGCGATGTTCGATTACCTCTACGGCGACATGCCAGCGGACGTGCTGGCGCAACGCGAACAGGCCATCGCCGCGGAGAAGCGCGCATGA